A single genomic interval of Vibrio maritimus harbors:
- a CDS encoding bifunctional metallophosphatase/5'-nucleotidase: MSKQDGNAIAAKSILSVALASAFLYGCGDDNNTDAKGSSGNTYTLQLLHVADMDGSNARVIDNAGNFAKNIDALTKQYPDNTLFVSSGDNYIPGARYDASADTSFSNVAGVNVPGVGRGDIAFLNAMGVAASAVGNHDMDGGPAEFASIINVDNAYPGAQFPYLSANLDFTKDVNTQDLVASAGQMVSDLSNKLAASAVVEVNGEKIGLVGATTPTQDVITSTGDVEVLPQDKSLEGLAAIIQTEVDALTSQGINKVIVLAHMQSIEVERSLAPLLSGVDIIVAGGSNTLLANDNDELWPGDTAADAYPLHFTSASDEPVLVVNVDGDFKYLGRLVVEFDESGVINTNGISDKSGVVLSSDEMALTLGGEANTDVDNIAAKMNDVIVASESVILGNSSVFLNGVRAHVRSEETNLGNLTADANLWYAKQEYGATQISIKNGGGIRAEIGQAVYPAGSTDPSDLQYLPTAAFPSAGKEAGDISQFDIQTALAFNNDLVVLDVTASELKTVLEHSFGGVDATGYGGGRFPQIAGLEVMFDATQTAREADENGVETTAGERVRTLKVGNDILVKDGVIQGDATRSFKVVTLGYIATGGDGYPFPCVEVSGSCSNQQALADMSKDPSASNFAETGSEQDALAEFLLATYPDAANSYSMSDNLFDASHTDARIVSAE, from the coding sequence ATGTCTAAACAAGACGGAAACGCGATCGCTGCAAAAAGCATTCTATCAGTAGCGTTGGCTTCAGCGTTTCTATACGGCTGTGGTGATGACAATAACACTGATGCCAAGGGATCCTCAGGAAACACGTATACGCTTCAACTGCTGCACGTAGCGGATATGGATGGCTCTAATGCTCGCGTTATAGATAACGCAGGGAATTTCGCTAAAAATATCGATGCACTCACAAAGCAATATCCTGACAACACGTTGTTCGTGAGCTCTGGTGACAATTATATTCCCGGAGCTCGATATGATGCCAGTGCTGATACAAGCTTCTCCAATGTTGCTGGTGTCAATGTGCCTGGAGTGGGTCGCGGTGATATTGCGTTCTTAAATGCCATGGGTGTTGCGGCATCGGCGGTTGGAAACCATGATATGGATGGTGGTCCTGCTGAGTTCGCTTCGATAATCAATGTTGATAATGCGTATCCTGGAGCGCAATTTCCTTATCTTAGTGCAAACCTCGATTTCACAAAGGATGTGAATACACAAGACTTAGTGGCAAGCGCAGGTCAAATGGTAAGTGATCTCAGCAATAAGCTTGCAGCGAGTGCTGTAGTTGAGGTGAATGGTGAGAAAATCGGTCTAGTAGGCGCGACGACTCCGACTCAAGATGTTATTACATCTACTGGCGATGTAGAGGTGCTACCCCAAGATAAATCACTAGAGGGCTTAGCTGCCATTATCCAAACCGAGGTTGACGCACTGACTAGTCAAGGCATAAACAAGGTTATTGTATTGGCGCATATGCAGAGCATTGAGGTAGAAAGATCGCTCGCACCACTGCTCTCTGGTGTTGATATTATCGTAGCTGGTGGCTCAAATACGTTGCTTGCTAATGATAACGACGAACTTTGGCCTGGAGATACGGCAGCCGATGCTTATCCTCTACATTTTACCTCCGCATCCGATGAACCGGTGCTTGTGGTTAACGTTGATGGAGACTTTAAGTACCTGGGGCGATTGGTTGTTGAGTTCGACGAGTCCGGTGTAATTAATACAAACGGCATCAGTGACAAAAGTGGTGTCGTATTGAGTAGTGATGAGATGGCGCTAACGCTTGGTGGTGAGGCAAACACCGATGTCGACAATATCGCAGCGAAAATGAACGACGTGATCGTCGCTTCTGAGAGTGTGATACTGGGTAACTCAAGTGTGTTCTTAAATGGTGTGCGTGCCCATGTCCGTTCCGAAGAAACTAACCTTGGTAACCTAACTGCTGACGCTAACCTTTGGTATGCGAAGCAAGAGTATGGTGCAACACAAATATCTATTAAAAATGGTGGTGGGATACGTGCTGAAATTGGCCAAGCGGTTTACCCTGCAGGGTCAACGGATCCAAGCGATCTACAGTATTTGCCGACGGCAGCATTTCCTTCCGCAGGTAAAGAGGCTGGCGATATCTCACAGTTTGATATCCAGACAGCGCTGGCATTCAATAACGACCTCGTTGTCTTAGATGTTACTGCATCTGAGCTAAAGACTGTGCTTGAGCATTCGTTTGGAGGAGTCGATGCAACTGGATATGGAGGTGGCCGTTTCCCTCAAATAGCAGGCCTTGAGGTAATGTTTGACGCAACGCAGACGGCCAGAGAAGCCGATGAAAACGGTGTTGAAACCACTGCAGGAGAGCGTGTGCGTACATTAAAAGTCGGTAATGACATACTAGTGAAAGACGGTGTGATTCAAGGCGATGCTACGCGCAGCTTCAAAGTGGTCACGCTTGGCTATATTGCTACAGGTGGCGATGGTTATCCGTTCCCATGTGTTGAGGTGTCTGGAAGTTGTAGTAACCAGCAGGCACTGGCAGATATGTCAAAGGACCCTAGTGCAAGTAACTTTGCCGAAACGGGCAGTGAGCAAGATGCATTGGCCGAGTTTTTGCTTGCAACTTATCCGGATGCAGCGAACAGTTACAGCATGTCAGACAATCTATTTGATGCTAGCCACACTGATGCTCGCATTGTAAGCGCTGAATAA
- a CDS encoding PTS sugar transporter subunit IIA yields the protein MIERRITFVLPEDGFSGWKVNRLKTLSGMFRSVVILHNLTCWDSANIEHALKVFALAGKQDDLCQLHIEGSDAELACMVLMDFVAEHFMLVNTAHRSNKRANLSLLKALSTFQLPFELDYHFARVEDAEKAQVLAKIANLASQEHGDKLEQDFLNRELHSSTATGKMIALPHIITPLIERATLVVIKSPEPMDWQSPKLGPVSLVISLILPSPPNRPLLVSFTHLTKSLLDEEFCHLLTTSREPEAIRAILTHQLVKGQRAQPSQ from the coding sequence ATGATAGAGCGTCGAATTACATTCGTTCTGCCTGAAGATGGTTTTTCAGGTTGGAAGGTGAATCGATTGAAAACCTTGAGCGGCATGTTTCGCTCTGTGGTGATATTGCACAATTTGACGTGCTGGGACAGTGCTAACATCGAACACGCCCTCAAAGTCTTTGCGCTCGCAGGAAAACAAGATGATCTGTGCCAACTTCACATAGAAGGCTCTGACGCCGAGCTTGCCTGCATGGTATTGATGGACTTTGTCGCTGAACACTTTATGTTGGTCAACACGGCGCATCGCTCTAATAAGCGAGCAAATCTGTCGCTTCTCAAAGCGCTTAGCACCTTTCAGTTACCCTTCGAGCTTGATTATCACTTTGCTCGCGTTGAGGATGCCGAAAAAGCACAGGTACTTGCAAAGATTGCCAATCTAGCGAGTCAAGAACATGGCGATAAGCTGGAACAAGATTTTCTTAACCGCGAATTGCACTCATCTACTGCCACAGGAAAAATGATTGCTCTGCCTCATATCATCACTCCATTGATTGAGAGGGCGACGTTGGTCGTGATTAAGTCGCCTGAGCCTATGGACTGGCAATCACCGAAACTTGGACCAGTATCGCTGGTCATTTCATTAATCTTGCCATCTCCTCCTAACCGGCCTTTGTTGGTAAGTTTTACCCATTTAACCAAGTCTCTACTAGATGAGGAGTTCTGCCATCTCTTGACCACGAGTCGCGAGCCAGAAGCGATAAGAGCCATCCTCACCCATCAACTTGTTAAGGGGCAGCGCGCCCAACCCTCACAGTGA
- a CDS encoding T6SS effector BTH_I2691 family protein, translating into MNTPLPPKTSMMWVNSKNTFEETTETYGQDGNLISLTEKSDLPSDHIDGSPPERSMFWEGETKKIEIEESEPNVQDYTKKEPENEVATVNFIPVRYAIDEIEDDNTQPFGLPEGWKGSGPARLTNHSYTLRQLRDGWLYIYDAKSKSLDEYNVEGNKITQYKLGAAENIDTNIVRGAEQEKKTYLSYPEGSALSLCFSIHRWSWTFFEMVANSPDKHIGRMQTVVLDKVENQPHIDSIDALSEVADIENAVCDDQRFAFSCLLTKAPKDSDSPPAKLKPVAIIDDLTSSLPEEETAYVVAINDHKADIEDLAHHLAGSASQFRVFEEQFSNQWMLMQTIMQLCMFGATEDTNLPRSLKTEADKVAFYSDMAEYYDASSKVDKATQNQSAVASGYPAMFSAGAKEAHQNNQEHLAKAIRDKYRISESKFDRYEHWIATDKWRKQLNWSQMMSEMHELSEEKERLLKPALSSKADFIAAMDALSPKHLERIVDLWSEDTQFELHSLHQTVVDAFALVSGESDQQWADQQWQRPTSLWALNGAGFSESIFKKLGGDLRAPLPDLAKSTPNESSKIDSEENTEKSLSEHLSKLGMGLSIHSKLGDFISNPNTHETLILKDLAKGFLQLDGIFTASAAAITRFVAEMGADAISKSTVMMLASINTPVTRNTFYLHALILERLASATTIEINPNYASEFKTWKDRLHNSVKELKKQTAIVKAFEANDPTVSKQQYQDALKQRTHFKRVVAGNALEYKQQIIIPSNAAKAMKAANMDILEGKVKAAEKHFKDLGGLGTVAFIFNLIALYDAMQGVNETGLMDTDDFLDVQQKFFACAAAWTGFTTGKAWESVKGNEQLRRHSVSKITKHLLTKKEYATLPLQDLKYFNRWLAITASAGVISASIECYRILRNFDAIYGKEKVLQYFNLGALSTQIVIGMTQFVGSVTGRLSANFMFGGPVMATLLVITTIYVVVNIALSNLKKDAYETWLSETPWGASKNRSKWSSSIDSIQRVTENQAIVTKAISKLQTIIRQPTINHTLNERVVAYPRYTFRETISITVNIYVPNSASKIPIRVKSNINEIIENSIIKINQSGYSIEVFARELPQHLSMKIEYLSNIDNKKMHEYWFQHSLKQSASYSSVVDNVKQKRIDESITSDWLHLEIKE; encoded by the coding sequence ATGAACACTCCGTTACCTCCCAAAACATCCATGATGTGGGTGAACTCAAAAAACACCTTTGAAGAAACCACTGAGACCTATGGTCAAGATGGAAACCTTATTTCATTAACAGAAAAATCGGACCTACCATCCGATCATATCGACGGTTCTCCACCAGAGCGAAGCATGTTTTGGGAAGGGGAAACAAAAAAAATCGAGATCGAAGAGTCCGAGCCTAATGTGCAAGATTACACAAAGAAAGAACCGGAGAATGAGGTCGCAACCGTCAACTTTATTCCAGTTCGCTACGCTATTGATGAGATTGAAGACGACAATACTCAGCCGTTTGGGTTGCCCGAAGGCTGGAAAGGCTCAGGACCTGCGAGACTGACCAATCACAGCTATACATTACGCCAGTTAAGGGATGGTTGGCTCTATATCTATGATGCAAAAAGCAAATCTCTTGATGAGTACAATGTAGAAGGTAACAAGATTACCCAATACAAACTCGGCGCGGCAGAAAACATCGACACCAACATAGTGCGAGGCGCAGAGCAAGAGAAGAAAACCTACCTCAGCTATCCCGAAGGCAGCGCACTTTCGCTTTGCTTTTCAATTCACAGATGGTCTTGGACCTTTTTCGAGATGGTAGCAAACAGCCCAGATAAGCACATCGGCAGAATGCAAACCGTCGTCTTAGACAAGGTTGAAAACCAACCTCACATTGACTCGATTGACGCCCTTTCAGAGGTCGCCGATATCGAAAACGCCGTCTGCGATGACCAGCGCTTTGCGTTCTCTTGCTTACTTACTAAAGCGCCGAAAGACAGCGATTCTCCGCCAGCAAAACTAAAGCCAGTAGCAATCATCGATGACCTCACCTCAAGTCTGCCTGAAGAAGAAACAGCGTATGTCGTTGCTATCAATGACCATAAAGCTGACATTGAAGACTTAGCCCACCACCTTGCTGGCTCTGCCAGCCAATTTCGAGTGTTTGAGGAGCAATTCAGCAATCAGTGGATGCTTATGCAAACGATTATGCAGCTCTGTATGTTTGGCGCCACAGAAGACACTAACCTGCCACGCTCTCTGAAAACTGAAGCTGATAAAGTTGCCTTTTATTCCGATATGGCGGAATACTATGACGCCAGCTCTAAAGTCGATAAAGCAACACAGAACCAATCTGCAGTGGCATCCGGATACCCTGCAATGTTTTCTGCTGGCGCCAAAGAAGCGCACCAAAACAACCAAGAACACCTCGCAAAAGCAATTCGTGACAAATACCGTATCTCAGAATCGAAATTCGATCGATATGAGCACTGGATAGCAACCGACAAGTGGCGAAAACAGCTCAACTGGTCACAAATGATGTCAGAAATGCACGAGCTGTCTGAAGAAAAAGAGCGACTATTAAAACCTGCACTGTCCAGCAAAGCTGATTTCATCGCAGCTATGGACGCGTTAAGCCCCAAACACCTTGAGCGCATTGTTGATTTGTGGAGCGAAGATACTCAGTTTGAATTGCACAGCCTTCACCAAACGGTTGTTGACGCGTTTGCGTTGGTGAGTGGAGAATCCGATCAGCAGTGGGCAGATCAGCAATGGCAGCGTCCAACCAGCTTATGGGCACTCAACGGCGCTGGGTTCAGTGAGTCGATTTTTAAGAAACTTGGTGGCGATTTACGAGCACCATTGCCAGATTTAGCGAAAAGTACTCCAAATGAAAGTTCAAAAATAGATAGCGAAGAAAACACCGAGAAATCATTGAGTGAACACCTATCCAAATTGGGAATGGGACTTAGCATTCACTCCAAGCTAGGGGATTTCATCTCTAACCCCAATACCCACGAAACGCTGATCTTAAAAGACCTCGCAAAAGGCTTCTTACAGCTCGATGGCATATTCACGGCATCTGCCGCCGCGATTACGCGCTTTGTGGCGGAAATGGGCGCAGACGCCATATCAAAGTCAACCGTGATGATGCTTGCCTCGATAAACACGCCAGTGACACGTAATACCTTCTACCTGCATGCCCTTATCCTTGAGCGCTTAGCATCCGCCACGACAATAGAAATAAACCCAAACTATGCTTCAGAGTTCAAAACATGGAAAGACCGACTTCACAACAGCGTTAAAGAACTGAAAAAACAAACCGCTATTGTAAAAGCTTTCGAAGCTAATGATCCCACCGTTTCAAAACAACAATACCAAGATGCATTAAAACAAAGAACACACTTTAAACGAGTCGTGGCTGGAAACGCGCTCGAGTACAAGCAGCAAATCATCATTCCAAGTAACGCTGCCAAAGCAATGAAAGCAGCCAACATGGATATTCTAGAAGGCAAAGTAAAAGCCGCGGAAAAACACTTCAAGGATCTCGGCGGACTGGGAACGGTCGCGTTTATCTTTAACCTAATAGCCTTGTATGACGCGATGCAAGGGGTTAATGAAACGGGATTGATGGATACGGATGACTTTTTGGATGTTCAACAGAAGTTTTTTGCTTGTGCTGCGGCTTGGACGGGGTTTACTACTGGTAAGGCTTGGGAGTCTGTTAAAGGTAACGAACAGCTAAGAAGACACTCGGTAAGCAAAATAACAAAGCATTTGTTAACCAAAAAGGAATACGCAACTCTGCCCTTGCAAGACTTAAAATACTTCAACCGCTGGCTGGCGATTACAGCGTCTGCAGGTGTTATTTCAGCTAGTATAGAATGTTATCGAATATTGCGAAATTTTGACGCCATTTATGGTAAGGAAAAGGTACTTCAATACTTCAACTTAGGTGCACTTAGTACACAAATCGTTATAGGAATGACTCAGTTTGTTGGTTCAGTTACAGGTCGCCTATCCGCTAACTTTATGTTTGGAGGACCTGTTATGGCAACTTTGTTAGTTATAACTACTATTTACGTTGTCGTGAATATTGCTTTGAGTAATCTAAAGAAAGATGCATACGAAACTTGGTTATCGGAAACACCTTGGGGAGCGAGCAAAAACAGAAGTAAGTGGAGCTCGAGTATTGACTCAATCCAACGAGTGACAGAAAACCAGGCGATCGTCACTAAAGCTATTTCTAAATTGCAAACCATAATTAGGCAACCAACTATAAATCATACTTTGAATGAGAGAGTCGTTGCTTACCCGAGGTATACGTTCAGAGAGACTATAAGTATCACAGTGAATATTTACGTACCAAATTCCGCATCAAAAATACCTATTCGCGTTAAGTCTAACATAAATGAAATCATCGAGAATTCAATTATCAAAATTAACCAAAGCGGCTACTCTATCGAAGTTTTTGCTAGGGAACTACCTCAACACTTATCAATGAAAATTGAGTATCTTTCAAATATAGATAACAAGAAAATGCATGAGTATTGGTTCCAGCATTCACTGAAACAAAGTGCATCTTACTCATCCGTAGTAGATAATGTAAAACAAAAACGAATTGATGAATCAATAACTTCAGATTGGCTACACTTAGAGATAAAGGAGTAA
- a CDS encoding NAD(P)H-dependent oxidoreductase gives MSNVFIINAHQPSDFSPGRLNGSLVDQAKGILQSKGHTVRVVTMQDDLDVAEQLAHFEWADKVIVQSPVNWMMIPWSFKRYMDDVFTAGMGGALCNMDGRSSKSPKENYGTGGTLTNKKYMLSLTFNAPKESFDDPKEYLFEGKSVDDLMFPMHCNFRFFDMTALPTFACYDVLKNPEIESDFARFEAHLNEHF, from the coding sequence ATGAGTAATGTGTTTATCATCAACGCGCATCAACCTTCAGATTTTTCACCAGGCAGACTCAACGGCAGTCTTGTTGATCAGGCAAAAGGCATACTACAAAGCAAAGGCCACACCGTTCGTGTTGTAACAATGCAAGATGATTTAGATGTCGCGGAGCAACTGGCTCATTTCGAATGGGCTGACAAGGTCATCGTACAGTCTCCAGTCAACTGGATGATGATTCCATGGTCTTTTAAGCGCTATATGGACGATGTGTTTACTGCAGGTATGGGCGGAGCACTGTGTAATATGGACGGCCGCTCATCAAAAAGTCCGAAAGAAAACTACGGGACAGGCGGCACCCTAACCAATAAAAAGTACATGTTGTCTTTAACGTTTAATGCGCCAAAAGAGTCATTCGATGACCCGAAAGAGTACCTGTTCGAAGGCAAAAGCGTCGATGACCTTATGTTTCCCATGCATTGCAACTTCCGTTTCTTCGATATGACAGCACTGCCCACATTTGCCTGTTATGACGTACTGAAGAACCCAGAAATTGAATCCGATTTTGCGCGATTTGAAGCGCACTTAAACGAACACTTCTAA
- a CDS encoding NAD(P)H-dependent oxidoreductase: protein MSNVLIINAHQPYPFSEGKLNAALVDKAVTLLETKGHQTRVVTMQEETDVPAQLEHFKWADRVIIQSPVNWMTVPWSFKKYMDEVFTAGMGGDLCLFDGRSEEEPKKNYGTGGTQTESKYMLSLTFNAPEESFNNESEYLFQGKSVDDLMFHMHANFRFFGMQALPTFAAYDVMKNADIDNDFARFEAHLNEYF, encoded by the coding sequence ATGAGCAACGTACTTATTATCAACGCACACCAACCTTATCCATTCTCTGAAGGCAAGCTTAACGCTGCTCTTGTGGACAAAGCGGTAACTCTTCTTGAAACCAAAGGTCATCAAACGCGCGTCGTCACTATGCAAGAAGAGACTGATGTACCAGCACAATTAGAACACTTCAAATGGGCAGATCGAGTGATCATTCAATCGCCAGTAAACTGGATGACTGTGCCTTGGAGTTTTAAAAAGTACATGGACGAGGTATTTACTGCTGGTATGGGTGGTGACTTGTGTTTGTTTGATGGTCGTTCAGAAGAAGAGCCAAAGAAAAACTACGGCACAGGTGGTACTCAAACCGAGTCTAAGTACATGCTCTCTTTGACTTTTAATGCACCAGAAGAATCATTCAACAATGAATCTGAATACCTTTTCCAAGGAAAAAGCGTCGACGATTTGATGTTCCACATGCACGCCAACTTCCGCTTCTTTGGCATGCAAGCTTTGCCAACCTTTGCTGCGTATGACGTGATGAAAAATGCAGATATCGACAACGACTTTGCAAGATTCGAAGCGCACTTAAACGAGTACTTCTAA
- a CDS encoding PTS fructose transporter subunit IIB: MKVVAVTACPTGIAHTYMAADAIRKAAQKQGIGVKVETQGAMGIESQLSTQDIANADLVLIASDIEVEHRARFTGSKIHCVTIEEVLTDVESVLQRCVELAGR, encoded by the coding sequence ATGAAGGTTGTTGCGGTAACCGCATGCCCGACAGGCATCGCTCATACCTATATGGCAGCAGACGCCATTCGCAAGGCTGCTCAAAAACAGGGCATAGGCGTCAAAGTGGAAACTCAGGGCGCAATGGGAATAGAAAGCCAATTGAGTACCCAAGATATTGCTAATGCAGACTTGGTATTGATTGCCTCTGACATTGAAGTGGAGCATCGAGCGCGCTTCACGGGTAGCAAAATACATTGTGTAACGATCGAAGAGGTCCTTACGGATGTCGAATCTGTACTTCAGCGCTGCGTTGAATTGGCTGGTCGTTAG
- a CDS encoding DoxX family protein, with protein MFIAQILLIGFFLFASSIKIFGWVKPIFEPQLTFFHKYGLNRTAMFLVGIIELGGALGILYGLFTVNALTSAVSSGLIAFTSIGAMWFHFRFDTWKDAVPSMITLFVSLWVSVPLLDLLFNSI; from the coding sequence ATGTTCATCGCCCAAATTTTACTCATCGGTTTCTTTTTGTTTGCTAGCTCAATCAAAATCTTTGGCTGGGTGAAGCCAATTTTCGAGCCACAACTGACCTTCTTTCATAAGTATGGGCTGAACCGTACTGCAATGTTTTTGGTTGGCATTATTGAGTTAGGAGGGGCTTTGGGAATTCTGTATGGACTATTCACAGTCAATGCCTTAACAAGCGCTGTTTCGTCTGGATTGATCGCGTTTACGTCCATTGGTGCTATGTGGTTTCACTTTCGATTTGATACTTGGAAAGATGCCGTCCCATCGATGATAACTCTGTTTGTATCTCTATGGGTCAGCGTACCTTTATTAGACTTACTGTTTAATAGCATTTGA
- a CDS encoding helix-turn-helix transcriptional regulator, giving the protein MFHNLIETLISEREHFNRIWFAADQLTPPAFSYQVNFPRLELVISGEYENELEDPEQGISTIKVLSGDALYIPPNCWNKPNWQGDCSVLSLLFGKRQMGFSLVSKREGEKGFYDIQKHSIQTRTGHAIDHILEALNAIAREPQKSPMDEHLLMALLSYSQSMVSEPSDNLKSGDLYQGICIYIQENFHRTITRSSIARRFHISPNHLSRLFRQHGHMTLADYITWVRMERAKFMLKKYDFKLQEVATRCGYQDVNYFFRVFKSRSGQTPSEYRQSL; this is encoded by the coding sequence ATGTTCCACAACCTGATTGAAACCCTGATCTCTGAAAGAGAGCATTTCAACCGCATCTGGTTTGCGGCCGATCAGTTAACACCACCAGCATTTAGCTATCAGGTCAACTTCCCACGCTTAGAGCTGGTAATAAGTGGTGAGTATGAAAATGAGCTCGAAGACCCTGAACAAGGCATTTCAACCATTAAAGTACTCTCTGGTGATGCGCTCTATATCCCACCAAACTGTTGGAATAAACCTAACTGGCAGGGAGATTGCTCAGTGCTGAGTTTGCTGTTTGGCAAACGTCAAATGGGCTTCAGTTTAGTGAGTAAGCGTGAGGGAGAAAAAGGGTTCTATGATATCCAAAAACACAGTATCCAGACCCGTACCGGCCATGCTATCGACCATATTTTAGAGGCATTGAATGCGATTGCTCGCGAGCCCCAAAAGTCGCCAATGGATGAACATCTATTGATGGCGCTGCTTTCCTATAGCCAATCCATGGTGTCCGAGCCCTCGGATAATCTAAAAAGTGGTGATCTCTATCAGGGTATCTGTATCTACATTCAAGAGAACTTTCATCGGACGATCACGAGAAGCAGTATTGCACGTCGTTTTCACATCAGCCCCAACCACCTTTCACGACTGTTTAGGCAGCATGGACATATGACTTTGGCTGATTACATTACTTGGGTACGAATGGAGCGCGCGAAGTTCATGCTCAAGAAATACGATTTTAAGCTTCAAGAAGTCGCTACCCGATGTGGCTATCAAGACGTCAATTATTTCTTCAGGGTATTTAAATCTCGCTCTGGGCAGACCCCAAGTGAGTATCGCCAATCACTGTGA
- a CDS encoding LysR family transcriptional regulator — protein MDKFDCLSAFFSVARNGTFTAAANDLNTTQSAISKKIAWLERDLGVTLFHRHARAISMTTAGHDYLSKSQKLMDEMAAIESQLRKEQRSVSGVLSLSVPSAFSVKLLSKPLNEFLKRNPELSVNVSVSDRFIDLVEGNVDIAIRATQLKDSGLRVKWFMDNELIYFASPTYLEAREPISSVEDLVRHDCLTYSLSSPSNLWRFNDGNNRFTVKVNEVLTSDSPDMLVQMAKLGLGIAAMPRWMVAEELEAGILRQVLEQYPSAKLPMYLVYKDSEHQPRRVRAFIDYLSEWFEGASSLSK, from the coding sequence ATGGATAAGTTTGACTGCCTAAGTGCATTTTTTAGTGTGGCTCGCAATGGCACGTTTACCGCTGCGGCTAACGATCTCAATACGACGCAGAGCGCAATAAGTAAGAAAATAGCCTGGCTTGAGCGAGACCTTGGGGTCACCCTATTTCATCGCCACGCCAGAGCCATCAGTATGACTACGGCAGGCCATGACTATTTGAGCAAATCGCAAAAGTTGATGGATGAGATGGCTGCAATAGAATCGCAGCTTAGAAAAGAGCAGCGTTCAGTCTCAGGGGTGCTATCGCTTTCAGTGCCGAGCGCATTCAGTGTCAAACTGCTTTCAAAACCTCTGAATGAATTTCTCAAACGTAACCCCGAGCTCTCAGTAAATGTGTCAGTCTCTGATCGTTTCATAGACTTAGTCGAAGGTAACGTTGATATTGCGATTCGCGCCACCCAACTGAAAGACTCTGGGCTTAGAGTTAAGTGGTTCATGGACAACGAACTGATCTACTTTGCATCACCGACTTATCTTGAGGCGAGAGAGCCTATATCCAGCGTAGAAGACCTGGTACGTCATGATTGTCTGACATACTCACTCTCATCACCCTCGAACTTGTGGCGCTTTAATGATGGTAACAATCGCTTCACAGTTAAGGTGAATGAAGTTCTAACCAGTGACAGCCCAGACATGTTGGTTCAAATGGCAAAGCTTGGACTTGGTATCGCAGCTATGCCTAGATGGATGGTGGCAGAAGAGTTAGAAGCAGGGATATTGCGACAAGTGCTGGAGCAATACCCGTCAGCCAAGCTACCTATGTATTTGGTCTACAAAGACAGTGAGCATCAGCCTAGACGGGTGAGAGCGTTTATTGATTATTTGAGTGAGTGGTTTGAGGGTGCAAGTTCACTCAGTAAGTGA